ttggacacccctaatatatatggtaTATATCTttttcctgaaaacatagccaaccctATTGATTGCgtgggtcatcgatgattttcatgtgtgcataaattgttgttttattggcaAGCTAAGTCAGCccaattgactcgcgctagcttagccactccggagccctaaaactaacaaaaaactAACAAACCACACGGAATTTGTCAACtctaccgactaattaaaccctcgctaGCTCGAAGATTAAAcctgatgtaaaaaaaatttaaggccACTTAATTACaccaactttttttaaatcaataaattataataacaatagaaaaactaattaataaattaatgatcaattaattaaaggtcaatttttaatcatttggccTACCTCAACATGTCTTTTACAATCATTAAGTCTGCCGTGGGCAATGCTGAAGTCACTGTTGCACACAGTGCACTTTGCCAAGGTGTCATTCTTCAGTTTAACTACACAAGGATAAACtatagtaggagtgggaacctcttggtacctcacgatacgatacgatttgcgatacaaagctcacgataatgatgatctgacgatatggcggtactacgattatcaatacattggtcaggaaatcattctaggatattctacaaacaactaataaacagaaaaacaagcttctgctgtgaattggaatgagtttatcactagtagacgtccaatccatttgaacatccctcccacttcaaaaggattgaacgtctatggccgtcagtggcagccaatgccaggcaatgaggtaattttgggccatttaaagtcacttaacttgttgattttcagttacttcctgttgattttggggtattttatgggtcacttcctgtttattttgagttacagaacaggaagtgacctgggaatcacccaaatgaataggcagtggctcaaacgcaacaggaaatgacctgtaaatgccctaaaatgaacagcaagtgacctgtaaatgccctgaaaattggacagaatgaacgctctggttttgaacgaacgaacgttcccattcTAAAttgattgggcgtcaagcactgtcaatgcagccttagagttaattgaaacactattatggtggaatatTTTGGTCGCATTTTTAGACATtcacaccttttcaaaacgatatttcgattcttggcaggagcatatcgataaccttttgggatgcaaagtatcacgataaatcaccatttcgatatatcgTCTCACCCCTAAACTATAGTATACTCTGCAGTTTCCAACCGCAGGATTTGCCCTTTGCCATGATCCATCTCGTGGACCTCCCTGACTGACTTCAGTGACGAATGGAGACAAAGCCCACCCACGCTGAAAGCTTATTTGCTTATTTTGGTTCCACAAGCACAGATTCTCTCCTTCCCTTTATCCTACTCGCGGGATTCAGGCAGCCACTATCAATAGCCGCTTTTGCACTGTAGGAACTATCAGCAGTTCGTAGACCCTTTTGGAGGACGATGACGCCGCTTCGCGTGTTCGCACCAGGGACCAGTAACTCGAGTTATGAAAACCATTTCAGTTCCTACACTGAGGTAGGGACTTTCAGGGCGGCCATGGAACTCGATTACGTAGGTGTTTGGTGATTCGCTGAAATCACCAGCTACAGTACGCCCCTTCCATACTCGTATGCCTCAAAGAGCCGCCGTATTTAAAAGAACTACTCTGTACTAAATCTGTGTGCTCTTCCAATCTCATCGTTAGACGCTGGATTTGCTCACCGATGgaaactatttccttcaaacctGCAAGAATTACCACTGTTGTCTTTGACGGTCTCCATTATGTCGTTTTCAGCTTAGTTTTTGCGGGTTTATTTTGCCAGATGTCGGTGTGGTGAGTAAATAATGTGTCACTGGTTCAGACAACAACGTCACAGCAATCCGTATCAGGCGCAATACCCATGTGCGAACACGACTGCCTGGCGAAGGATAGTTCCGATAACTACTGGAGAGGCCTATAGTTATAAGAATTAGGTACCGTACTCAGGTTCCTACAGTTCAAAAGCGGCAATAATCAAGGAGACTCCTTGAAATTCCGAGATACTAAGGATGTCTGCTTATCGTGTTGGTAGTCATTCAGattgaaaagaaaatgtttaaaagaaatggtaatgattttttttttaatcaaacataTTAAAACAGTGCCAAAATtacatgcttgggatttgtgccATTTGTGGTCTTTCCTTATTCAGAGAAATGTACTCTTGCAATGATGATAGTGATAAAAATGACCAGAAATGAAAACTAAAAAGGAATTTGGAGAAGCTTTATTTGATGAATTAGTgcaggggtagccaactccggtcctcgagggcccctatccagcttgttttccatgtctccctcctttaaaacacctaaatcaaatgatcagctcatcggtaagctctgcaggagcctgataacgatccttattacttgagtcaggtgtgttggaagagggagacatggaaaacaagctggataggggccctcgaggaccgacgTTGGCTAGCCTTgaacagtggcggacttggcaatttgggggcctaaggcgaacatatccatgggccctcttcatgggtcaggggttaaaaaggtgagaagggtgaggaggaaatatgttctggtacactagggccTAAACGACAAAATTTCTCCTGATTGTTCAGtcaactagttttacgattagtcgactaatctaataattttctttttttactaatttagcaatgaaatttttgtcgaCGCtttttaattcacaaaaccattttggaacacttaaattctttattaaagtacaaataatcatgtaaataataattaatcacaaataaacaatgaggttaaatgctgatagcatttactagtgcaaaagaatggaaagtaaacagattcagaacactgactttgcctttcaaaCATTcagaacaattctttaaaaaaattctagcactattatttatagtatactactataaatAATAGTAGtatgataattataataattattcattgccaatcatatttgtcataaagagtgtcatttgaaagctattcttagtgtagaatctgtattctctagtatttactcaacatattataatattaattctgaagtatctgggattaactccagaaatcgtttttatatgacgaacataacgtgctttttttcaaatgttcaccggaggtaagctttacactccgtaaaaaaacattctttgtcattgcttgtggtaatagattttttttttgttcgttagcaaatgctgttaaccagctgttgagtgatattgtatgactgattggaactgtcctgcattgtttcgccacagggtgtgctgtcgtgtattttatgtttgttgtgacgaaGAAGAAAGtttaaagaggcattagcggcctgttctcaacttctccctcactgcactttggctttgACGGagcgcacgttcgctcatgtgttcgaaataaacaatagccgacgtgcaaagcagcaagtgagctgtaaaaatagcaagcttagtggcgtgaaaaacgcaggagagctaagtgaagctaacgaagagctaagcggagctaagcgatgctaaacggaacTAAGCTAAACAGCGCTAAATGAAgcaaagcgactgatactcagtccgtcgttgtggagcagtccattgtagtgtgtgtgtgggggagagataatatataaatgcagcattcaaatggctttcttttttgtttttttatttgtttgttcggtatgctgacataattatacatgacgaataggcccaagcccttgctcgttggggcaagggcagctggttgggagccccctactggttgggggcctaaggcgatcgcccaCTACgtatgaatagtagatccgcctatgcccCTGACTTAGTGTTTAGTGTAatttttaggttgttttatGAAGAGAGAACTTGGGGTGTTGCCATCCCTCTAGAATGCATATTGGCTAACAGTCGAGTGCAACTGGAAGCTGTAGGTAATGGAATGGGAATAGACACCAGCCCTGGATGTAGACTTTGGAAAAAATGTGTGGGAAGTAGGATGACTGAGCTAATAGTACCAGTAACAATGATATAATGgaccctggttgaagtcaaaacgttaaacttaaataaaaatctAAACCTCTGAATGGGGAGGCGGCAGCTTCCAGGCACACTCGACCGCCGGCTCTTATTCATtcccaaacaacaacaaaagatctTTCTTCTCATCCGACACTAAACACAAAGTACAGTCCACAACCTCTCCATGCAATAAAATTGTAACTCTGGTGactgattacaatttttaagtgTACAGTTCGTGAATTGATTTGGGGTATTTTGTGTAACTGTAACAGAATACTAATAGAATATTTTTCGAATTTAGTGTAAAACAACTCTTAATGTCGATTCCTTGTCTGGAAAATAATAGGACacagcaaagttttttttttttcaaactgtaatttattcaacattttacacaaactgTAACAGTATCCGctatttttcctcatttaaaaataattaaacattgtATATAATATAATCACAGTATAAAATCTCTAAGACAAAAGAAAAATCTTAAAAAGTCAACATCCTTAATTCcacattagttttttttgtttttttaatcttttttttaagatgGACAAACCTGATAACTGAACTGGAATTCctttgtcttaaaaaaaaaagtatctacTGATCCTCCTTTTGTTGGCTAAATGTTTTCCCTTTCTCATTGGTGTTACTAATGGCCTCAGAAGGGCTTTGTAGTATTGGTGATGTCACGACTTCGTATCTGCTTGGGCCCCCTACCACCTCAAATATAGCAGCTGATGACGTCGACGTCACAGAAGATACAAAAACATTGCCAAAACCATCTGTCTCTTTGTACGTTTCACTGACAGTCTTTGTGCCAATTATATCTGCAGGTTCTTCAGGAACTGTTTGCACTTCTAGCACACTGATCTTGCAGTTTGCTGGCTTGTGACCACACTCTTGAGTGGGATTGTCTCGCCCATTCATTTCTGTCAATGGTTTGAATGTCGACATGGGGGGCTTTAATTGTTCAATGGGTTTTCTGGCTGCCGAatgaatggatataaaagatgGTGACGACTGGGGAGATGACAATCTAATAGCCCTGTTTGCTTGCCTGGCTGTTTCTTGCTTGGGATTACTTGAATCAGTGGGTGTATTTTTTGTGTCTTTTCCTTGACCTGATTTGGCCTTGCTTGACACAATGCTGATTTTCCTAATGTTTTTCGCTTGTTGAACAGGTTGTTCTGATTTTAAGGATTCATCAAAAAGTCCTGACAACCCTGCAATGTCTGCCTCAGATTTTAAGTTGGAGACGGAATACAGCGCTTTTTTAATGGCTTCCTCAATGTCAAGAAGCTTCGCTAATGTTTGTTCCTTCAGATTCATTATTACCCTGCTTGCATTTTCCAAATCTTCATATACCATTTCAACTGAAGAAACACTTTCTAGATCATCGTCTTTGTTTTCAACTTCACTTTGCTTTGAATCTTCACTTTCTGTGACCATCCAACCAGGGACATTATTACAAAATGTCTTCATTGAGCTAACACCTACATTGCTGTTTTCTCCTTCAATCTCTTGCACTTGAGACAAGATTCCTTTGAGTTCCTCtcgttttttcatgttttcaaaTATTTCTGTGGCCGCCTTCACATTTCCCTTCACGATCTCATCCATGTGCACAGAAAGCCTCTGTCGTCGTTCTGTCTCTGTCTCACAGACTTTCTTGTTTCTTAAAACAACTTTACTCTCTGACACATCGTTCTCGCAGAGTTGTTTTCTACGAGGTGAGATGCTTGGTCTGCAATTTTGAGTGACGGTcgcatttttgattgatttcttCAACTCACTTTTGTCGATAATTTTTGGCCTATTGACATTTTTTGTCAAGGTCTCACTGCCTGTTCTTTCTAAGCCATTCAAAGCAGCCTGTAAGCTTAAGTTGCTTTCATGCTTTGCATTGTCCTCAAAATCATTCATGAACAGTTGTATTTCCTCCGTTacattgattttctttttggCATAGCTCTCATCATTCGGTAAAGATGTGTGTGGTGTCTCTACAATTACATTTTCATTGGGAGGTTGTGAGTAATCTGTAGCATTTTTTGGAGGAAGTGGATTGCTTTTATTTGAATGCGGCACATTTGGATTGTCTATGACTGTTGGTTTAGTCCATTCTGGCTTTGCTTGCAAAGCTGACTTCAGGTTCTTTGGTCTCGTTGCCAGGCACGGTGGAGAAGTTACAACCTCGGAGGTGGATGATTTAGGGCTTCCATTTTCTACAGGGCAGTATGTTGGGTTCTTGGCTGTGATCGATGATTGGCCTTCACACGTTACTGAAATTGAAGGAAACAATTTTGTGTCAAATGGAGGCATAGGCACCGCAACACTCTGCTTTTGAACAGCCTTGCTCTTCTCTGAAGCAGCTCTCCCTGAATTCCTGTATAACATTGCTGATTTAAAGTCTCCTTTGGAGATATTTACATTAGATTTCTCAAGCGATTGCAATGCTTGTTGGATGTTACCTCTTATTATGTCTTCTTTATCTGTGAGCCTCTGCTCCAATGCTGGACTCTGCAGAGATCTAATTGCTGACTTAATATCTCCTTCAATAACCTCTTCCGGCTCATCTTCTGTTGTCAAATCATTACATTCATAACTTACAAAAGGCAAGTCTGGTGCACTACAATCTGTATGAACTGCACTATGGGATATGTCTCCCTGTTGGCAAATGTCTAAGGAAACATGGTTTTCCAAAATTTTGACCACATCACTGACCTTTGGACATGTCTTGATTTGTTGACTTCTGGACGACTGCACAACCACTGTTGAGCTTCCTTCTTGCGCAGAGACCTCCAGGTTGAATAGTTTTCCGGGTGTAATTATATCCCGCTCTACATGCGTTCGTTGTTGCTTGGCCAGTTGTAGGGACTTTTTAGCTGCCTTCACATCTCCAGATATAATCGCCTCTTTATGCACTGGTCTTCCTTCCGGTTCAGGACACTTAAACGACAAGTCCATATCATAAATATTTCCAGGTGTAAAGCTCTCTCGTCCTATACTCATACTCTGTTGTTTCGCACGTTCCAATGATTGCATTGATGCCTTGATGTCTCCAGCTACAATGTCTTCTTTTTCTACCACAGCAGTTTGAATTATTGCAAGTTGCTGCTTTGCAGTTGAAACATCCCCAGGAATTATTTCATCCCGCGGAACGCTATTTTCTGCGATGAACGAGCACTCTGACGAAAATAACTTTTTGGTGTTCTTCACATCCCCTGGGAGAACATCCACAATGGTTCGTTCCACCGCTTCCTTTTGCTGGTAGAGACTTCTCTTTGCCTCTCTCACATCCCCCTGCACAATTTCAGTTTGTTCCTTACCCAGAGTGTTGTGCTCAACATCATCTTCTGATGTCTCCGAATGAAGGCTTTTCAGAAAATGCAGATCTCCGTTTTCGATGCAATTTGTGTACAAGTTTACATTccccttttcattttcattgatTTTGTATGTCGTCACTGTTCTTGAACTGCTTGCATTAGCTAATAGATTTCCAATGGCAGACTTCACATCACCTTTTTCAATAACATGACTCTGAGTGTCGGGTTCGCTATTGCTGATTAGTGAATAGACAGATATATCCGCTTGTCCACTGGCAGTCTCTTGCATTAGGATTCCTTTCTTGACGTTTTTATCTTGGCAAAATAGCTCATCAATCATATGAACAATGTTTTGTAGTATTTGGTCCCGATCAATGCTCGTAGTCGCAGATGACTGATAGACTGGAAGTTGGACCGCGGTGGTATTCACTTTTCCTTTTTCCACTTCTCTGAGAAGAGTAACTTCTGGGCTGCGTGGTTTGAGCAAGAGCTGTAAAATGATGTTTCGAAGGTTTCCCTTAACAACCTCTTGTTTCTGAATTTGGACTTTTTGAGAATGTCCTACACTGAATTTTGCCATGGTAACATTGTTACCTTCTTTTTCTTCAATTAGAATGCCACTTGAGGTTACTAAATTTAATTCACTTAAGAATGACATAGTGTCATTTACACTTGTGAGGGTTATTTTGTCCAGTGGAGTTGTCTCAAAAAGCCAGGTTGTGCACTTCACATCAGCTTTTGGGACATTTTCCTCTGAATCATGTGTAGATGCTTCTTCTGGCTCCTTAATTTTGTCCAGTGGCTGTGATTCAAACAGCCAAGTGCAACGCTTCACCTCTCCTTTCTGGGTGTCCTCTCTATGGACTGTTTTGACTGGACCTTGGTCTTGAGGTTCTCCACTGAGACTGTCAATGGTTTGATTCTCAAAAAGCCATGTGGAGGTCCTCACATCTCCACACTGAATGTCAGTGACACTAACCATTCTTACAAACTTATTGTTTGATTCAGATTCAAATATCTTTTTATTTAACTGTACATTGCTGTTTCCAAAGTCTTCAGTGACCTTAACAGAAGGTTTATCTCTGCTGGTTAGGGAGTCCAATGGTTGTGTCTCAAACTTCCATCTTGCAGATTTGACATCTCCTTTTTCAACATCCTCTTGGGTGACAGCCCGGATCACATAAACTTCATTATCTGCTCTGATGGCCTCAAGGGGCTTAGTCTCAAACATCCATCTGGCTGCTCTCACATCACCACTTAAGATTTCATCCTTTTTCAAAGTTGTCACCTCATGAAATTGTCCCTCTTTATCCCGAATGGCATACAGTGGTAGGGACTCAAACATCATGGTGCTGGACTTCACATCAACATCACTCTCCAGCAGTTCCACGTCGACTGACTTCGGTTCAAGAGGTTGCTCCTGGATTTTGTCCACTGATGAGGTTTCAAATATAAaccttttgttttttacattccCGCTCACAACTTCATCAATTTCCTGAAAGGTCTCAATATCATTGTCTTTGTTGATCGTGTTCATGGGGCAGTTTTCAAACAACCAAGTGAATTTGTGTACAGATCCTCTCTGGATGTGCTCGTCGCTGTATTCAGTACTTGGCGTCACCATTTCTGATCCTATTTCATCAAGTGACTGGGTTTCAAAAAGCTCTTTGACCCTTGAGACATCTCCTGACTGAAAGTTCACGTTGCTGACACATCTTAAATCTTGTTCGGTCTGATCACTTCTCGTACTATCGAGAATCTCTGTTTCAAAAAGATGTTTGACTGTTTGGACCCCTATCTTGGATTTTACTGCATCTTGCGTGGTTGTGGAGAGATTTAAATTGTACTCCTCGCCATCTTTTATGCTGTCTAATGGCTGTGATTCGAAAAGCCATGTAATCGACTTAACACTATTGTTCTCAATGGTCTCTTTTTCACTCACTTTATCTGATTTGTCATATAAAACATCCATTGGTTGGGTTTCAAATAACCATTTGCATATCTTGACATCACCTTTACATGTTTCAGTTTCAACAGAATGGCTTGGCTGGTTGAACTTGCAATGGATTCCATTTATTGTCtgggtttcaaaaagccattttgccaactTGACATCACCCATTCTGTCCTCCTCTCTGGTAATGCCTTTGATTTCCTCAAAATTTTCCTTTCCTTCTGCAAGTTCATGTAGAGGCTTCGTCTCAAACATCCATTTGTAGTTTTGGACCTTCCCCTTGATGAATTCCTCACGGCTGAGATTTGTCAACTTGTGGAAATTTCCCGAGCTGTCTTTCAAAGCATACACAGGTGTGTCCTCAGAGCTTTGATTTCCTGATGTATTATTCTCATCGTCACAATGGGCAATTTTACTGAGCGGAATTGTTTCAAACAGTTGCTTGAAACCCATGACGTTACCCCTTTCAGTCACTGGTTGTTTTCTTGAGGAATGATTTTCAGTGCCGCCGCActcaaatattttctttttgtcttttatTGCTCCTTGCTCGTCAGCTGAAAGagtgatttttttcaaacaccCAACTTCATAGTTATCCTTGAGCGTCTCCATGGGTTGAGTTTCAAACAGCCATAAAGATGTCTTGACATCTCCTCCAATTATTTCATCCTTTACCAACATCTTATCAGTTTTTCCACCCGGTGTTGTCAGCGGTTTCAtctcaaagagctttttcttgtTGGAGACATCAGCCTCTCTTATACAGTCAGCCAATGTGTCCTTGAAATTCTCCTCTCCCACAACCTCTTGTATGGTGTCAAAAGACTGGGTTTCAAACATCCACCTCTTTTTGTCCACTCCACCTCTGTGTGCCTCCTCTAGAGATATGCCCTGAATAATTTTCACACCATCGCTTCCCTTGTTAATCAGGTCCAAAGGCTGGGTTTCAAATAACCAACGAACACTGTTCGTGATGCCACTGTTGATTTCCTCCCTGCAGATGGATTTAATTGTATGGATGTTGCCACTTTCGTCTCTAATGGCACAGTTACGTTCCGCCTGAAAGAGTTTTACAGTCTTTTGGACAGCTCCTTTTTGTTCCTGGAGCTCAGACATTAGTTTCAAGAAGTTATTGTCCTCTATGGAGTTACAGCGTCCAAGGTCACTTGGTGGTTTGGTTTCAAACAGTAGGCGTGTCTTACTTACATCTCCTGGCTGGATAGGCTCTTTCAATATTGCTTCAACTAGTTCTTCTTTTTTGTTCAGGGAATCTAAGGGTTGGGTTTCAAACAGCCAGGCAGATGTTCTTACATCCCCTCTGACTGAGGACTGTCTTTTAGCAAATGTCTGGGAGATTGGCTGTTTTTTATCACATTGCTCGAACATGGAGGAAGTGCCTCTGACATTTCCACCCGTTAGGTCCTCTTCATCCAACAACTTCTTGGTTGCATGAGGATCCCCAATGCTATCTAGATTCCAGTTTTCAAAGATCCACTTCATtgactgtacttcccccaggtaTGCCACATCAGCCGCATCAGTGTCATCTGTCTGCACTGCTTTTATTATGTCATCATCCACAGCGTTACCAAGATATCTGATGTCGGGGTGGATGTGTTTAAAGAGTCTCTTCAGTTCACTCCTCTGCCTTTGCTGGTAGTATGtggaaaatgtttctttaggcgGGGGTACAGGAAGGCTACTTAATGACCCTTCAGAGTCAAGGGGCCTTGCCAGCACAGGAGGAGGTGGGGGTGGTAGAGGAAGATCTTCATCATGACATGAATCAGAAACTGTGACTTTCCTGGATGTCTCAGCCATctctaaataaaatacaaacagaACATGCAACATGTTAGGAATAATTCAGTAAGACCATAATTAAACGACATGCATATGTTTAAAAGGCATGCAATTAGTAGGTAAGTCAAGTCATACATTACCTTCGTGTATGTTCACTTGATGTTTGTCACCGCAAACCATCCTCGTCACACCAAGGTTAAGAAAAACACTACCCACAGCTATTAGTGGAACACActtgttttcaaatatttttcacaGCGGACTCTAACATACACTCTATGTAAAAAGTTGTAGGGATAATTAGATTTTTAGTTAAATTTCAGTATCAATTTAGAACATACTAAACCTTTACAGGTGAATTTATGAGGTGTATTTTGATCTTCTCAAAACTTTTGAATCCACATTGGCAACTTGTCAATGatgataattgaaaaaatatatacagtgaccccttgtttttcgcggttaatggggaccagaaaccacagcgataagtgaaaaaccgcgaagtagtacaatgtaaaaaaaaaaacaacaaaaaaaaacccacacacatatatacatatatataattttttaaatatttgtgtgtgtgttcaatttatttattcagagtTAGCGttagaaagagatacatataagacacgttgacactcactcactcacttacgcacaatgagttgccacagcaactgtttaacaagttaagtgatgattgacgcatgcgaagCTTTGAAGCTTTGGCTTCCAAgcgtctgtggcaagatcaaacattaaacgtctgtcaatcatcgtaactttaataagcaaatacagtgcactgcctgaccaacaaagaccaGCGggggggagagtgagactacgtgatcggctcgggacgagtcatctgtattgattttttttttttttttttaattgaaaaagaatCTGCAATGTACTGAGgttgcgaagtagcgagggatcactgtatatttttaatttaaaaactgcAAATAGGTGAACAGCAATTATATGGGGGCGCACTGTATTATATGTGATTTGAAAACAGTCTTACTGACATACTTTGGGCAGTataatatttttccattttctattgatttatttatttctcaATCCCTGGTCATCAGTCGATCGCATGGCACATAAAGAGATGCAAACCATTCACAATCACATTTACACAAACATAAATATGGAAATCATTTTGATCAAGTTTACCTTGAAAACATAAATAACTGGAACGCATCACTCCTAAGTAGTAACTGAACCCACGCAGCCTGCCCACAAGTTAGACAAATGCACCACTACACCACAAGCGACCctctatattaaaaaaacaaattatcaaTAAAGAGATTCTGTTAATATGCTATGTGTTATcccaaggttaaaaaaaaaacaaaaacaaaaacacacacaacatgTCTGCAGTAAGCAAACACTGGGTCAACTGTACTAAACACATTCAAAAGTTAAAGAAAGTCAAATTGAATTACCTTGCTGCTTTTAATCCTCGTCCCTGATGTACCAATCACTCTCTGTTGAGCAATAGATATATTTGTTTAGATTTGATTAAATTCCTATTGTATTGCTCACATCCTCAATGTTGTTTAATGATTTCGTTTTTAAACAACTCACACCTTCATTGCTATTATAAGCATTTAGTTTGTAGAGATTTAGCTTATACAAAAGACATTGAAAATGTTGAACAGCACCATTTGAAGGATAATAGT
The DNA window shown above is from Corythoichthys intestinalis isolate RoL2023-P3 chromosome 14, ASM3026506v1, whole genome shotgun sequence and carries:
- the LOC130930465 gene encoding xin actin-binding repeat-containing protein 1-like; amino-acid sequence: MLYRNSGRAASEKSKAVQKQSVAVPMPPFDTKLFPSISVTCEGQSSITAKNPTYCPVENGSPKSSTSEVVTSPPCLATRPKNLKSALQAKPEWTKPTVIDNPNVPHSNKSNPLPPKNATDYSQPPNENVIVETPHTSLPNDESYAKKKINVTEEIQLFMNDFEDNAKHESNLSLQAALNGLERTGSETLTKNVNRPKIIDKSELKKSIKNATVTQNCRPSISPRRKQLCENDVSESKVVLRNKKVCETETERRQRLSVHMDEIVKGNVKAATEIFENMKKREELKGILSQVQEIEGENSNVGVSSMKTFCNNVPGWMVTESEDSKQSEVENKDDDLESVSSVEMVYEDLENASRVIMNLKEQTLAKLLDIEEAIKKALYSVSNLKSEADIAGLSGLFDESLKSEQPVQQAKNIRKISIVSSKAKSGQGKDTKNTPTDSSNPKQETARQANRAIRLSSPQSSPSFISIHSAARKPIEQLKPPMSTFKPLTEMNGRDNPTQECGHKPANCKISVLEVQTVPEEPADIIGTKTVSETYKETDGFGNVFVSSVTSTSSAAIFEVVGGPSRYEVVTSPILQSPSEAISNTNEKGKTFSQQKEDQ
- the xirp1 gene encoding xin actin-binding repeat-containing protein 1, which produces MAETSRKVTVSDSCHDEDLPLPPPPPPVLARPLDSEGSLSSLPVPPPKETFSTYYQQRQRSELKRLFKHIHPDIRYLGNAVDDDIIKAVQTDDTDAADVAYLGEVQSMKWIFENWNLDSIGDPHATKKLLDEEDLTGGNVRGTSSMFEQCDKKQPISQTFAKRQSSVRGDVRTSAWLFETQPLDSLNKKEELVEAILKEPIQPGDVSKTRLLFETKPPSDLGRCNSIEDNNFLKLMSELQEQKGAVQKTVKLFQAERNCAIRDESGNIHTIKSICREEINSGITNSVRWLFETQPLDLINKGSDGVKIIQGISLEEAHRGGVDKKRWMFETQSFDTIQEVVGEENFKDTLADCIREADVSNKKKLFEMKPLTTPGGKTDKMLVKDEIIGGDVKTSLWLFETQPMETLKDNYEVGCLKKITLSADEQGAIKDKKKIFECGGTENHSSRKQPVTERGNVMGFKQLFETIPLSKIAHCDDENNTSGNQSSEDTPVYALKDSSGNFHKLTNLSREEFIKGKVQNYKWMFETKPLHELAEGKENFEEIKGITREEDRMGDVKLAKWLFETQTINGIHCKFNQPSHSVETETCKGDVKICKWLFETQPMDVLYDKSDKVSEKETIENNSVKSITWLFESQPLDSIKDGEEYNLNLSTTTQDAVKSKIGVQTVKHLFETEILDSTRSDQTEQDLRCVSNVNFQSGDVSRVKELFETQSLDEIGSEMVTPSTEYSDEHIQRGSVHKFTWLFENCPMNTINKDNDIETFQEIDEVVSGNVKNKRFIFETSSVDKIQEQPLEPKSVDVELLESDVDVKSSTMMFESLPLYAIRDKEGQFHEVTTLKKDEILSGDVRAARWMFETKPLEAIRADNEVYVIRAVTQEDVEKGDVKSARWKFETQPLDSLTSRDKPSVKVTEDFGNSNVQLNKKIFESESNNKFVRMVSVTDIQCGDVRTSTWLFENQTIDSLSGEPQDQGPVKTVHREDTQKGEVKRCTWLFESQPLDKIKEPEEASTHDSEENVPKADVKCTTWLFETTPLDKITLTSVNDTMSFLSELNLVTSSGILIEEKEGNNVTMAKFSVGHSQKVQIQKQEVVKGNLRNIILQLLLKPRSPEVTLLREVEKGKVNTTAVQLPVYQSSATTSIDRDQILQNIVHMIDELFCQDKNVKKGILMQETASGQADISVYSLISNSEPDTQSHVIEKGDVKSAIGNLLANASSSRTVTTYKINENEKGNVNLYTNCIENGDLHFLKSLHSETSEDDVEHNTLGKEQTEIVQGDVREAKRSLYQQKEAVERTIVDVLPGDVKNTKKLFSSECSFIAENSVPRDEIIPGDVSTAKQQLAIIQTAVVEKEDIVAGDIKASMQSLERAKQQSMSIGRESFTPGNIYDMDLSFKCPEPEGRPVHKEAIISGDVKAAKKSLQLAKQQRTHVERDIITPGKLFNLEVSAQEGSSTVVVQSSRSQQIKTCPK